A genomic stretch from Telmatocola sphagniphila includes:
- a CDS encoding serine/threonine protein kinase — protein MDKNKFTEETVTEPNIQLGPSASVLKQIELARSTNSDYTTNSSLDRYSSEREFLLREEQADESLIQFGPPQKEGEIGRLGKYRLLQLLGRGGMGAVYLAIDSKLKRKVALKVILPKAAANPISRKRFLREAQAAAQISNDHVVKIFEAEEIEGVPFMAMEYLEGESLEQFLESKKHISIPKVIRVIREAAEGLASAHKLGLIHRDVKPSNIWLESPKGRVKLLDFGLVRKGNDNTKITNSGIVLGTPAFMSPEQAKGYNDIDQRSDLFSLGSILYRLLTGELPFQGNSSVLVLMSLVGSDPKPVCDLNPDVPKSLADLTHQLLEKDPKNRPFDAQVVIDSLNEIQELMEFGAISGLNIGGRFSNDAATASNAGYIESSFGGDSRPQTSEVFDANSVGSFSEIVR, from the coding sequence ATGGATAAAAACAAATTTACAGAAGAAACGGTCACAGAGCCGAACATCCAGCTTGGGCCTTCTGCCTCCGTCTTGAAGCAGATAGAATTGGCTCGCTCTACAAACTCAGATTACACGACAAATAGCTCGTTGGATAGATATTCTTCCGAGCGAGAATTTTTACTCCGAGAAGAACAGGCTGACGAATCGTTAATTCAGTTTGGTCCGCCGCAGAAAGAAGGGGAGATTGGGAGGCTTGGGAAATATCGGTTATTGCAATTGCTCGGTCGCGGCGGTATGGGAGCCGTTTATTTAGCCATTGATAGCAAGCTAAAGCGGAAAGTGGCTCTGAAAGTCATTCTGCCAAAAGCGGCGGCCAATCCAATTTCCCGAAAACGATTTCTTCGGGAAGCCCAAGCGGCGGCCCAGATAAGCAATGATCATGTAGTAAAAATTTTCGAAGCTGAGGAAATTGAAGGTGTGCCTTTTATGGCCATGGAATATCTGGAAGGAGAATCCTTAGAGCAGTTTCTGGAGTCGAAAAAGCATATTTCGATACCCAAAGTTATTCGTGTCATCCGAGAGGCTGCGGAAGGGTTAGCATCCGCTCACAAATTGGGTTTGATCCATCGCGACGTAAAACCCTCCAATATTTGGCTGGAATCTCCAAAAGGCCGAGTAAAACTGCTCGATTTTGGTCTCGTACGAAAAGGAAATGACAACACTAAAATCACAAATAGTGGGATTGTTCTGGGAACTCCAGCTTTTATGTCCCCGGAACAGGCTAAAGGCTATAACGATATTGATCAAAGATCGGATCTTTTTAGTTTAGGTTCAATTTTATATCGGTTACTCACCGGGGAGCTTCCCTTCCAAGGGAACAGTTCGGTATTGGTTTTGATGTCGCTGGTCGGATCTGATCCGAAGCCGGTATGCGATTTAAATCCCGACGTGCCTAAAAGTTTAGCCGACTTGACGCATCAACTTTTAGAAAAAGATCCCAAAAACAGGCCATTCGATGCCCAGGTGGTGATCGATAGTCTTAATGAGATTCAAGAGTTGATGGAATTTGGAGCCATTTCCGGATTAAATATTGGAGGCAGGTTCAGTAATGATGCGGCCACAGCCTCCAATGCGGGGTATATTGAATCGAGTTTTGGCGGCGACTCTAGACCTCAAACAAGCGAAGTTTTTGATGCCAATTCCGTGGGGAGTTTTAGCGAGATAGTTCGATGA
- a CDS encoding VOC family protein produces MLVQRGPWTLNLNHINLPVPDVAATRDFFVKHFGMVSVFELPKNSLVILRDEAGLVLNLSHFDKTSVIEYHKDFHIGFFRATREEIDAIHSQLNTSGVIAESPKKAVGRYGFFIDAPGGFMIEVASLEGEAWASRSKQDG; encoded by the coding sequence ATGCTTGTCCAGAGAGGACCGTGGACATTGAACCTCAACCACATTAACTTGCCCGTTCCGGATGTCGCCGCTACCCGAGATTTTTTCGTCAAGCACTTCGGAATGGTGAGTGTCTTTGAACTTCCCAAGAACTCTCTGGTGATTCTGCGTGATGAGGCCGGGCTAGTGCTCAACCTAAGCCACTTCGACAAAACCTCCGTGATCGAATACCATAAAGATTTCCACATTGGATTCTTCCGGGCGACCCGCGAGGAAATCGACGCCATCCACTCTCAGTTGAACACCAGCGGGGTCATCGCTGAGTCGCCGAAGAAGGCCGTGGGTCGTTACGGTTTCTTCATCGACGCCCCAGGCGGATTTATGATTGAAGTCGCCTCCCTTGAGGGAGAAGCCTGGGCGTCCCGATCGAAACAAGACGGTTAG
- a CDS encoding serine/threonine-protein kinase, producing the protein MSTSLPEVKAVFDRALEIENPEARLAYLDASCAGSPVLRRKVELLLQAYAQAGSFLESPLNAPTSNFESLRPEIRDSAGTLTKEYGSAGTSDTPVRAESLEQTMTFALGTVIAGRYTLEHVLGTGGMGSVYRASQTEPVKRQVALKLIKLGMDSKSVLARFDSERQALAIMDHPNIARIYDGGVTPSGQPFFVMELIEGVPLTEYCDHKRMSVPARLELMVSVCQAVQHAHQKGIIHRDLKPSNVLVTEVDGRPTPKVIDFGVAKATELKLTDMSFADAGAIVGTPAYMSPEQADPTSMDIDTRTDVYALGVMLYELLTGSPPIDVRRLKRGAILEMLRMVREVEPSRPSTKLSTADDMPTIAANRSIEPAKLSKSLRGELDWVVMKALEKDRNRRYETANGLAQDIQRFLSDDVVEARPPSSIYRLSKLIRRNKGRVLAFSLVLLALIGGIIGTTIGMIQANKATEAQRLATLQAQEQTKIADGRLDQRNRALDLLTGAFHDLDPKSEAKQGKPLRALLGERLERASQELLGNAVGDPLDVAVLQQLLGEAQYGLGHSAWAEPLLTRAAETFEAELGPEDAKTLRVQEALAGALRALDRTDEAMSLLERILQKKIQSLGKEDPSTVSTRGNLAASYWTLGKFEKSIPLFESVLQSQKTLLGLDHSSTLKTQSNLGMNYAAAGKPEEGIRLLTDCLKRWEATVGPESPNTLETMNNLAVAYWSLGKLDRSVPLFEDLVKREQARSGPDHPTTLKAMMNLGVNYRDSGRLPEAINILERVTSRYEIVQGPDHQDTLFSQNALAATYWNLHKLDKSIPLFEKTLEKQRIKFGNDHPHTLLTMANLGINYWSSGRRELGLARIEEAWKHIQARPGPVPADLRWIPSNLVMMYAEMNLHEKAEPLLRDFLDQTRIRFGANHLETGSAAATLGLNLLKQNKFKEAEPILRECLVIRQKSQPSVWTTFNTQSMLGGALLGQKKFTEAEPLLLQGYEGMKNRDRTIPPQATVRLLEAVDRLIDLYKVQEKPEDVKKWKSERAKFAPKEPDQSTSDR; encoded by the coding sequence ATGTCTACGTCTCTCCCCGAGGTAAAAGCGGTTTTTGACCGGGCTCTGGAAATCGAAAATCCGGAAGCCCGGCTCGCTTACCTCGATGCAAGCTGTGCGGGATCACCGGTGTTAAGACGCAAAGTCGAACTTCTATTGCAAGCTTACGCCCAGGCGGGCAGTTTTCTGGAGTCTCCCTTGAATGCTCCCACGAGTAATTTCGAGTCCCTCCGCCCAGAGATTCGGGATTCCGCAGGCACCCTAACCAAGGAATATGGTTCCGCGGGGACATCCGATACGCCAGTTAGAGCCGAGTCCCTAGAGCAAACAATGACATTTGCCTTGGGAACCGTGATCGCCGGTAGGTACACCTTGGAACACGTTCTGGGGACAGGAGGCATGGGTTCCGTCTATCGGGCCAGTCAGACCGAACCGGTCAAGCGTCAAGTCGCTCTGAAGCTGATCAAACTGGGAATGGACTCGAAATCGGTGCTCGCTCGTTTCGACAGCGAACGGCAGGCATTGGCCATTATGGACCACCCTAACATTGCTCGAATTTACGATGGGGGCGTAACGCCCTCAGGGCAGCCGTTTTTTGTCATGGAGTTGATCGAGGGAGTCCCGCTGACGGAATACTGCGATCACAAACGGATGTCCGTGCCGGCACGCTTGGAATTGATGGTGTCCGTCTGTCAGGCAGTGCAGCATGCTCACCAGAAGGGGATTATCCACCGCGACCTGAAGCCCAGCAATGTACTGGTGACCGAAGTGGACGGACGACCGACTCCCAAGGTGATTGACTTTGGAGTAGCCAAGGCGACCGAGCTTAAATTGACGGATATGAGTTTTGCGGACGCTGGGGCAATCGTCGGTACTCCAGCCTATATGTCTCCCGAACAGGCCGACCCGACTTCGATGGATATCGATACACGCACAGATGTCTATGCTCTGGGAGTCATGCTTTATGAGCTCTTGACCGGTTCGCCTCCGATCGACGTGCGGAGGCTCAAGCGCGGGGCGATCCTGGAAATGCTGAGGATGGTACGGGAAGTGGAGCCCTCGCGTCCAAGTACCAAGTTAAGTACCGCCGACGATATGCCAACGATCGCAGCGAATCGAAGCATCGAGCCTGCAAAGCTCTCAAAGTCCCTGCGCGGAGAACTCGACTGGGTGGTTATGAAGGCGTTGGAGAAAGACCGTAACCGGCGTTATGAAACGGCCAACGGATTGGCACAGGATATCCAACGTTTTTTGTCCGACGATGTGGTCGAAGCTCGACCGCCTAGTTCGATTTATCGCTTGAGTAAATTGATTCGCCGGAATAAGGGGCGCGTACTGGCGTTCAGTTTGGTTTTGCTGGCACTGATCGGCGGGATAATTGGAACGACCATCGGTATGATCCAAGCTAATAAAGCCACCGAAGCGCAGCGCCTGGCCACTCTGCAAGCCCAAGAGCAGACGAAAATTGCAGATGGCCGACTCGATCAGCGGAATCGGGCGCTCGATCTCTTGACCGGTGCGTTTCACGATCTCGATCCAAAATCTGAAGCAAAGCAGGGAAAGCCGCTTCGAGCACTACTCGGGGAAAGACTCGAAAGAGCGAGTCAGGAATTGCTGGGGAATGCGGTTGGTGACCCACTCGACGTCGCCGTTCTTCAACAATTACTCGGGGAAGCCCAATACGGGCTCGGCCATTCGGCCTGGGCCGAGCCCCTCTTAACTCGAGCGGCAGAAACCTTTGAAGCGGAACTCGGCCCGGAGGACGCTAAAACTCTGCGAGTTCAAGAAGCTCTGGCTGGGGCACTTCGCGCTCTGGATCGAACAGACGAAGCCATGAGCCTTTTGGAAAGAATTCTGCAGAAAAAAATCCAATCCCTTGGGAAGGAGGATCCAAGCACGGTCTCAACTCGAGGCAATCTCGCCGCCAGCTATTGGACTTTAGGAAAATTCGAGAAGTCTATTCCCTTATTCGAAAGTGTTCTCCAAAGCCAAAAAACACTGCTGGGCTTGGACCACTCCAGTACGCTCAAGACTCAATCGAATCTAGGTATGAACTATGCGGCGGCAGGAAAGCCGGAGGAAGGTATTCGCTTATTGACCGACTGCCTCAAGCGTTGGGAGGCAACCGTAGGACCGGAAAGTCCGAATACTCTGGAAACTATGAATAACTTGGCCGTGGCCTACTGGTCACTCGGCAAGCTGGATCGATCGGTTCCCCTGTTCGAAGATTTAGTCAAAAGGGAACAAGCTCGAAGTGGCCCCGATCACCCGACTACACTCAAGGCCATGATGAATTTAGGAGTGAATTATCGCGACAGCGGTAGACTTCCCGAGGCAATCAACATTCTCGAGCGAGTGACCAGTCGATACGAGATCGTGCAAGGACCCGATCATCAAGACACGCTTTTCAGCCAAAACGCACTCGCCGCGACGTATTGGAATCTGCACAAACTCGATAAGTCCATCCCACTCTTCGAGAAAACACTAGAGAAACAAAGGATCAAATTCGGGAATGACCACCCTCATACTCTTTTGACGATGGCCAACCTGGGAATTAATTATTGGTCCAGTGGCCGTCGAGAACTCGGTCTGGCCCGAATCGAGGAGGCCTGGAAACACATCCAAGCTAGACCAGGACCCGTCCCAGCAGATCTCCGCTGGATCCCCTCGAATTTGGTGATGATGTACGCCGAGATGAACCTCCATGAAAAAGCGGAACCGCTTTTGCGAGATTTTCTCGACCAAACTCGAATACGGTTTGGAGCCAACCATCTCGAAACAGGTTCCGCCGCCGCCACACTCGGGTTAAATTTACTCAAACAAAATAAATTCAAGGAGGCTGAACCGATCTTGCGAGAATGCTTGGTTATCCGTCAGAAATCTCAACCGAGCGTCTGGACGACCTTCAATACTCAATCGATGCTTGGAGGCGCGCTGCTGGGGCAAAAGAAATTTACAGAAGCGGAGCCCTTACTTCTCCAGGGATATGAAGGGATGAAAAACCGGGATAGAACCATTCCACCGCAAGCCACCGTACGCCTCCTCGAAGCAGTCGACAGGCTGATCGATTTGTATAAGGTCCAGGAGAAACCCGAGGACGTGAAAAAATGGAAATCGGAGCGCGCGAAATTCGCCCCTAAGGAGCCTGATCAATCGACAAGCGATCGTTGA
- a CDS encoding IS1380 family transposase, giving the protein MNVIFGRWFQKCKSRIERRLAKREAAMTFAPSFDASNIHYEVSERVGAISCGGLGAMHLLARRIGLIDDIDEKLHLLQFQRPYSESDHVLAIAYNSLCGGTCLQDMELRRTDENFLNALGTQRFPDPTTSGDFCRRFDSGSIQALIDAFNQTRLRVWSKQPDSFWECAKIDADGSFTQTRGERKAGMDINYNRDWCYHPLAVTLANTGETLSIVNRPGNRPSHEGAAVELDRALLLCLQAGFRRIVFRGDTDFSQTTRLDGWDANAKVRFYFGYDSKQNLEAIAEKLPEAAWHKLERPAQYSAKAKLRHRRENTKERIVQEREFVNVKLISEAVAEFEYQPTACRRAYRLVVIRKNLSVEKGESVLYPDERYFFYITNDRECTAAEVVYEANDRCNQENLIAQLKGGCRALHAPLHDLESNWAYMVMASLAWNLKAWWALTLPETPGRWREKHRDQKQSVLKMEFKTFLNAFMLLPCQIVRKAGRIVYRLLGWNPHLPIFFRLLKALRC; this is encoded by the coding sequence GTGAATGTTATTTTCGGACGTTGGTTTCAAAAATGCAAGAGTCGAATCGAACGTCGCCTGGCTAAGCGAGAGGCCGCGATGACCTTCGCTCCTTCTTTCGACGCCTCCAACATTCATTACGAAGTCTCCGAACGCGTGGGGGCGATCAGTTGCGGAGGCCTCGGGGCCATGCACCTTCTGGCCCGGCGTATCGGACTGATCGACGACATCGACGAGAAGCTGCATCTGCTCCAATTTCAAAGGCCTTACTCGGAATCGGACCACGTGTTGGCCATCGCTTACAATTCCCTTTGCGGGGGTACCTGCCTGCAAGACATGGAACTGCGTCGCACGGACGAAAACTTTCTCAACGCCTTGGGCACTCAGCGTTTTCCCGACCCGACTACTTCGGGCGACTTTTGTCGACGCTTCGATAGTGGCAGCATCCAGGCTTTGATCGACGCTTTCAACCAGACCCGTTTACGCGTCTGGTCGAAGCAACCCGATTCCTTTTGGGAATGCGCGAAGATCGACGCCGACGGCAGCTTTACCCAAACGCGTGGCGAGCGTAAAGCGGGGATGGACATCAACTATAACAGAGACTGGTGTTACCACCCCCTGGCGGTGACCCTGGCCAACACCGGTGAGACGCTGAGCATCGTCAACCGTCCCGGCAATCGCCCTTCGCACGAAGGGGCCGCGGTCGAACTCGACCGGGCTCTTTTGCTGTGCCTTCAAGCGGGCTTTCGCAGGATCGTCTTTCGCGGCGACACCGATTTCTCGCAGACCACTCGCCTCGACGGCTGGGATGCCAACGCCAAGGTACGCTTTTATTTCGGCTACGATTCGAAGCAAAACCTCGAAGCAATCGCGGAAAAACTGCCGGAAGCGGCTTGGCACAAGCTCGAGCGTCCCGCGCAATACTCGGCGAAAGCGAAGTTGCGACACCGACGGGAAAACACCAAGGAGCGGATCGTCCAAGAGCGGGAATTCGTAAATGTGAAGTTGATCTCCGAAGCGGTGGCCGAGTTCGAGTACCAACCGACCGCTTGCCGAAGGGCGTATCGCCTGGTGGTGATTCGCAAGAATCTTTCCGTGGAAAAAGGCGAATCCGTTCTGTATCCGGACGAACGCTATTTCTTCTACATCACCAACGACCGGGAGTGCACGGCCGCCGAAGTCGTCTACGAAGCCAACGATCGCTGCAATCAGGAAAATCTGATAGCGCAGCTCAAGGGCGGTTGCCGGGCCTTGCACGCGCCGCTGCACGATCTGGAAAGCAATTGGGCGTACATGGTGATGGCCTCCCTGGCCTGGAACTTGAAAGCCTGGTGGGCCTTGACGTTGCCGGAAACTCCTGGTCGCTGGCGGGAAAAGCATCGGGACCAGAAGCAGTCGGTTTTGAAAATGGAATTCAAAACCTTCCTCAATGCTTTCATGCTTCTGCCTTGTCAGATCGTCCGGAAGGCCGGCCGCATCGTCTATCGATTGCTCGGCTGGAACCCGCACTTGCCAATCTTCTTCCGACTACTGAAAGCACTGAGGTGCTGA
- a CDS encoding sigma-70 family RNA polymerase sigma factor, protein MSEVTHLLAQAATGNRRAAADLLPLVYDELRKLAALRMAAEAPGQTLNATALVHEAYLRLVGDQQFDGQGHFFAAAAEAMRRILVDSARRKQAQKHGGNFQRVELDALAVADADSQYDLVSLDDALNRLALEEPEVAALVNLRFFAGLTIEQSAALLSLSVRTANRHWAYAKAWLFRELGHAD, encoded by the coding sequence ATGTCCGAAGTGACTCACCTTTTGGCACAAGCAGCAACCGGCAATCGTCGTGCGGCTGCCGATTTGCTTCCGCTGGTTTACGATGAATTGCGGAAGCTCGCTGCCCTGCGCATGGCCGCCGAGGCCCCTGGTCAAACTTTGAATGCTACCGCTCTGGTCCATGAAGCTTATTTACGATTGGTAGGGGACCAGCAGTTCGATGGACAGGGACACTTTTTCGCTGCGGCTGCCGAAGCCATGCGTCGCATCCTGGTCGATTCGGCTCGTCGCAAGCAAGCTCAGAAACATGGTGGGAACTTTCAGCGAGTCGAACTCGATGCTCTAGCAGTCGCAGATGCAGATTCACAATACGATTTGGTATCCCTGGATGATGCCCTGAATCGCCTGGCGCTCGAGGAACCCGAAGTTGCTGCCCTTGTCAACTTGAGATTCTTTGCAGGTCTCACTATCGAGCAATCGGCGGCTCTGTTGTCACTCTCCGTGCGAACGGCTAACCGCCACTGGGCTTACGCCAAAGCGTGGCTTTTTCGAGAATTAGGACATGCCGACTGA